The region AAGTTATACAGTAATTATTGCGGTGCTATGGCGATGTGTTTTTGGTAAGCAGACAGAATTCAAGACTGTgttacctaggtatataagCTGACCACTGGGAATATGGTAGCTCTCTCTTCTCGTTGTACGCCTTCCCTTTACTGTCATCGCGGATCTCGAAAGTGACTGAGAATTATACCTGGTCCAAACTCGAGGAGCTATCCACGGAAATGTCACGTCTGTCGGAACACCTCCTCAAAGCCGCTCATGATGAACGGGACACATTCACACAATCACCGTACGTTCCATATGCACTGTATCCAACTGCAGCGATACAGCTCCGCCTGTGGCATCGAACAAGGGTTATGGCATTGAAGGAGCGAGCAGATGTCATGATCGAGATTCTAAAGCAATTTGGTAAGAGATGGAGTGCTGCAGGTTAGTATCAAGCATGAGCCATGGAGAAAAGACTAGCTAATAGTGCAATTTCAAGAGATGTTTGTGTCGGCATTACAATGTCATGAGCCTCCGCTGTTATTGCGGCCGCACGATTTCCATGCAATCAGATCACGGCAGAACGCAGCATAGCCATCTGCTCGTAGTGTTGGCAGGTTGATGAATGAACTTGTCCATGAGGACATTACAGTTCGCACAATATCTGCTTTCTTGTTCTATCCGACTTCCTTCACTTAGTCTGTCTGGGACAAGTGAGGCTGGAATTACTCACCCGCAAATTCAACGGCTAAGCCGACGCTGCCGGGATTATCGGGAACTATTTGTGATATGACCCGGTTGCGCATTTGTTCGCCCCAAGCCACGAAATGGATCAACTTGACGCTAGTCCGCAAGCTAGTCCACAGCTTCATGGAATCACCATGCTGTATGAACTCGATCCGAGGAGGGACATCAAATCACCAGCTACTCCATTCGCTTGGTTGACAAAGCAATCTCTCTCATATCCTCTTGCATGTATGTATAGAAAAGGTTCCCTGAAGCAAAAGCTGACAATCCTCCTGCGGTCCTTAATTTGTAAAGTCAACACATtccacaaaacaccacacaGCATAGCAGTCAATTATATTTAAGACACTGCTTTCCCTTCGAGATCATTCCGTATTCAACGGATATACAATATCACCGCAAAAGAGTCGCCCTCAAATCCTAATTCCTCAGAACCGCCACCAAAGGGCTCCAAGCTTCTTCACATCTGCCACCAGCTAATCGAGCCTCGCTTGTTCATTCTACAATGGGTTCAGAGCTTGATAAAGTGGTCATCGAAAATAACAAAAAGTTCGCCGGCACTTTCAATAGCGATGGCTTGGATATACATCCTGCCCGCAAAGTCGTCATCAGTGAGTGACAAGATGCCCACTAAATTAAAGACCTACAGGCGCATGGTTTGCTTTCACATTCCATTGTTGTCGTGTCTAACTGAATGATAGTCACATGCATGGATTGTCGTCTCGATCCCATCGCCTTTTGTGGCTTCAAAGTCGGCGAGGCTACCGTAATCCGCAATGCAGGCGCATACGCTGAAGATGCTGCCCGCTCCGTGTTACTGACGACACACGTCCTGGGTGCAGAGGATATTTACATCATCAAGCACACCGATTGTGGTTTGATTGGAGTCTCTACTGAGGCCGGCCATAGCATTATCAAGAAGAATTTGGGCTTAACAGAGTCTGAAGACGTGGACAAGTTTCCTATTCTTGGCATTGATAATTTGGAAAAGTCTCTTGAGCAGGCGGTTGAGTACATGCGGAAACATCCTCTGTTGATGAAACGTATTCGTATTACTGGGTGGATTTATGATACTGATTCCGGGATTTTGAGCAAGGTTATTAACGCATGATGAGGAACAATGTTTGATCCCGGTATGTCTAGGCCTCTATAGTTGGTTAGTAAATCACCATCCATCTTAAAATCGTACATAGTTGTCCAGTGTCTCAACAAATATATCTGCAGTGCAATAATTGAATGTGGTGTTGCTCGTGTTGGAGCCGCTGGCAGTCGCTGAGCAACACGAATAAATGCCAAATGGCTACCAGACATACAGCCTATTCAAACACCAGCTTAATCCATCCCATATACTCTGATGTTCTCTGTGTTGTCAAAAGCGCCATAGTTGCCAAAAGTTAAACATAAATTGCTTTCAAATTGACCAACTAAATCCTATTTATCTACTTCAAAAAGGCCAGAATCTTCTCCGCAATCATCTCCGTGTGACTCTCAACCGCAAAATGGCCAGCGTCAATTAATTCCACCTGTGCCCGGGGCAGGTCCTTCTTAAATGCTTCTGCGCCAGGAGGGATGAAAAAGACATCATTCTTCCCCCAAATCGCCAGCAGCGGCACCTGAGACTCACGAAAGTATCCCTGAAACTTCTCATACATTTGCACATTATACTGGTAGTCATTAAACAAGTCGAGTTGTATCTCCTGATTACCAGGTCTTGAGAGCAACGCGTAATCAAGAGTGTACGACTCCGGTGCGATAGTATTAGGGTCGGGAGTTCCATTGAGATACTGGAACTTCGTAATATCTTCGTTCAGCATAGCTTTCGCAACAGCAGCTCGATCGGCGCTGGAGTTGCCACCAGCCCAGAGTTGTTGAATCGGACCCCAAACGTCTCCAAACCCTTCGACATATGCATTTCCATTTTGTGTGACGATGGCTTGAGCCGCATTGGGGCGCGTCAGGGCCAGACGCAGGCCGACTGGAGCACCATAGTCAAAGATGTATAGGCTGAATTTGGAAATTTCAAGGGCATCCACAAATTGGCCAATTGTTTTGGCGAGGTCCTCGAAGGTATACTTGTACCCGGCGGCTGGCTCAGTAAATCCAAAGCCCGGCAAGTCTGGAGCGATGACTCGGTACTTTTGTGCCAGTAGAGGGATGAGGTTGCGGTATTgatgtgaagatgatggaaaTCCatgaaggaggagaaaaATCGGTGCAGATGTATTATTACTCTGCTCTCGGTAGAAAACCTTGGTGCCGTCGGCGACGGAGACGGTCTTCATCTGGGTCATCTGGGTAGTAGCCATGAGTTGTAGAATAGTGGTGGACTTTGATGTTGTGGGATAATGATCATGGAAGTTAATTTATTGACGATACATCACGTATATATACAAAATATTGCTGTCTATGCTGTGGTCCAGTTACAAATACAAAACCAAAACGCCTCGCATAGCAGCGGGGTTCAAATCTTGTAAGATATGGTCCAAATGTTACGCCGCCCGGATGCCACCAATTGGGGGAATGTTTGCCTAAACTCCATTTGCTACATATCAAACTTGAGACGTCATTTAAATGTAATGATTCCAAAGGTTTGGTCAGCTTGGCTGTCCAATTGTGGAAACGAGTGGCATTATCAGCGGTTAAGTTGCACACGACAACAGTTACTCCTCAACGAACTCAATCCCCGTGGCGCGCGCTAGTCCGCGCACTAGTCCGCAGGAAAGGCGGGAGAAGGAGACTTCAAGGGCCTGGGTATATTTAGCATAACACTGGGGCCATTGTGTCCGTGGTACCCGTCTAATTCCTGCTTCCAtgggggaagggggggaTTATACTTCGCGGCTGACATATATCCCCAATGGCGGAATACAACTTTTGTAATTGTTTGTCCAAAATTACCACAGTTGCCCTTAAGACCGTGGCAAGGTACGTTAATTTGAGTTTACCAAAATTCCGCTGCAAAACAAATATACCGAGGAATCGGCCTGAGTTGGTCTGTCGAAATGGTAGAATTGTTGGTATTTTCTCCTGACCGGGTATGCGACGACTCATCGGGAGATCATAATTGAGAAAAGGGGGGCTGAAATGAATGATATTACCCACATATGATGCTTCAAAGCATCTTAATATACTGTGTATTCATTCAGGCTTGGTTTGTCATTCATTCACCGAGCGGGCTACAAGAAGACATCCTAGTGGCCTTCTACTCTCCGAAGCCCGACATAACCAGAACGAAACATTGGCTAACTCTAAGGGCTTAAAAGAATATTATGGTGTGTTAGAGTTTGTGAAATTGCTTAGCAAGGGTAAGTCAGACAGCAGTTTCTCAGCCGAGTTCTCTCGACAACGCCTCTTCAATCTAGCGAGGAATTGA is a window of Pochonia chlamydosporia 170 chromosome 5, whole genome shotgun sequence DNA encoding:
- a CDS encoding carbonic anhydrase domain-containing protein, yielding MGSELDKVVIENNKKFAGTFNSDGLDIHPARKVVIITCMDCRLDPIAFCGFKVGEATVIRNAGAYAEDAARSVLLTTHVLGAEDIYIIKHTDCGLIGVSTEAGHSIIKKNLGLTESEDVDKFPILGIDNLEKSLEQAVEYMRKHPLLMKRIRITGWIYDTDSGILSKVINA
- a CDS encoding hydrolase-like protein (similar to Beauveria bassiana ARSEF 2860 XP_008602439.1) encodes the protein MATTQMTQMKTVSVADGTKVFYREQSNNTSAPIFLLLHGFPSSSHQYRNLIPLLAQKYRVIAPDLPGFGFTEPAAGYKYTFEDLAKTIGQFVDALEISKFSLYIFDYGAPVGLRLALTRPNAAQAIVTQNGNAYVEGFGDVWGPIQQLWAGGNSSADRAAVAKAMLNEDITKFQYLNGTPDPNTIAPESYTLDYALLSRPGNQEIQLDLFNDYQYNVQMYEKFQGYFRESQVPLLAIWGKNDVFFIPPGAEAFKKDLPRAQVELIDAGHFAVESHTEMIAEKILAFLK